A DNA window from Vigna angularis cultivar LongXiaoDou No.4 chromosome 1, ASM1680809v1, whole genome shotgun sequence contains the following coding sequences:
- the LOC108319725 gene encoding zinc finger CCCH domain-containing protein 17 gives MVTPQPQLQVQPQQPAPSSQDEALKRNTDCVYFLASPLTCKKGNECEYRHSEYARVNPRDCRYWLSGNCLNPKCSFRHPPLDGLLGTQAATAGGPSVSAPPSQIPTASATHASYNSTKQAVPCFFFQKGLCLKGDRCAFMHGPPAPSTGNKVAAQVSVTSQGAENPGFKKPFGTNEKYTQERKTSQGSVAKSGGGPEPKPAPKIESAPKRNMFELEKEMLPPSVGFDNEASRFKTSSPPVTNGPTVVRSSRLHQARVPDDHNFHSGKDNDEFLRESSPGFDVLVADELRNSDYYHGEDEFGKARGPDERNLDSLNEYDLGHSGEYGLAADIDRERFRVPQSYESYDHTQEPYLWEQHRKASAHLDRRTRRRSGSPENAEVSDLRHHLSKRRKVNGLKSVVSHDYALEGHGEEQSHRSFSRKDSLQLPLNESSLGNRFRGRIKLPANGGADQLERDDRGRIRGRLLPGRLQATQQGRIHDRMRGRLQDDERRNSKDGLMGRELIGGDRSDFAGPKSLAELKNGRNPENREPQPLGKRGTLRDDHPQSEDDLQFDGPKPLSEILKEKKRGGPGGRADADSGNGKSSNIKSEEVTNGSDPTQVTNTQNGVLSEIKEYVNNQNNEESKVEVTDAVGGETGATDGQYEEGMYEEAGEDQYYEGDDQREGDYEYEQGDEGYYEYEQGEEGENQEEEYMDEEDGDDFAKKIGVIHS, from the exons ATGGTTACCCCACAGCCACAGCTTCAGGTTCAGCCTCAACAGCCCGCACCCTCTTCGCAAGATGAGGCCTTGAAGAGGAACACCGATTGTGTCTACTTCCTTGCATCTCCTTTGACATGCAAAAAG GGAAATGAATGTGAGTACCGCCATAGTGAGTATGCACGTGTTAATCCTAGGGATTGTCGTTATTGGTTGAGTGGCAACTGTTTGAATCCCAAATGTTCATTTCGTCATCCG CCTCTTGATGGCTTGTTAGGAACACAGGCAGCAACAGCTGGTGGACCATCTGTATCTGCACCCCCATCACAGATTCCAACAGCATCTGCAACACATGCATCTTATAATTCCACTAAACAAGCTGTCCCTTGCTTTTTCTTCCAAAAGGGGCTTTGCTTAAAAGGTGACAGATGTGCCTTCATGCATGGACCTCCTGCTCCTAGCACTGGTAATAAAGTAGCTGCTCAGGTTTCAGTTACCAGCCAAGGAGCCGAGAATCCAGGTTTTAAGAAGCCTTTTGGAACCAATGAAAAATATACTCAGGAAAGGAAAACTTCCCAAGGAAGTGTTGCAAAGTCAGGTGGGGGCCCTGAACCTAAACCTGCCCCAAAAATTGAATCTGCtcctaaaagaaatatgtttgAATTGGAGAAGGAAATGCTACCACCCTCTGTAGGATTTGATAATGAGGCTTCTAGATTTAAGACAAGTTCTCCACCAGTAACCAATGGCCCTACTGTAGTCCGGTCAAGCCGTCTGCATCAAGCTCGTGTGCCAGATGATCACAATTTCCACAGTGGCAAGGACAATGATGAGTTTCTCAGAGAATCGTCTCCTGGGTTCGATGTCCTTGTAGCCGATGAACTTAGGAATTCTGATTACTATCATGGGGAAGATGAGTTTGGTAAAGCAAGAGGTCCAGATGAAAGGAACTTAGACTCTTTGAACGAATATGATTTAGGGCATTCTGGTGAATATGGTTTAGCAGCTGATATTGATCGGGAAAGATTTCGTGTGCCCCAAAGTTATGAGTCATATGATCACACGCAGGAACCATATCTGTGGGAGCAGCACAGGAAGGCTTCGGCCCATTTAGACAGAAGGACTCGCCGCAGATCTGGTAGTCCTGAAAATGCTGAGGTCTCAGATCTCCGACATCACTTATCCAAGCGCAGAAAGGTCAATGGTTTGAAATCTGTTGTCAGTCATGATTATGCCCTTGAGGGTCATGGTGAGGAACAAAGTCATCGATCCTTCTCTAGGAAGGACTCACTCCAGTTACCTCTGAATGAGAGCTCCCTCGGTAATCGCTTCCGTGGTAGAATAAAACTTCCTGCAAATGGTGGTGCTGATCAGCTAGAGAGGGATGACAGAGGGAGAATTAGAGGCAGGTTGTTGCCTGGAAGGTTGCAGGCCACTCAGCAAGGAAGGATCCATGATAGAATGCGAGGAAGGTTGCAAGATGATGAGAGGAGAAACTCAAAGGATGGATTAATGGGGAGAGAACTAATAGGTGGTGATAGGAGTGATTTTGCTGGGCCAAAAAGTCTGGCAGAGCTTAAAAATGGGAGGAACCCTGAAAATAGGGAGCCACAACCACTGGGAAAGAGAGGAACTTTAAGAGATGATCACCCACAGTCTGAAGATGATCTTCAGTTTGATGGTCCAAAGCCTCTCAGTGAAATtttgaaggagaagaaaagaggagGACCTGGAGGCAGAGCTGATGCAGACTCGGGCAATGGCAAATCATCTAATATTAAAAGTGAAGAAGTTACCAATGGCTCAGATCCTACCCAGGTCACGAACACACAAAACGGTGTGCTGTCTGAGATCAAGGAATATGTCAACAatcaaaataatgaagaatCCAAGGTTGAGGTCACTGATGCAGTTGGAGGAGAGACTGGTGCAACTGATGGTCAATACGAGGAGGGAATGTACGAAGAAGCCGGTGAAGATCAGTATTACGAAGGTGATGATCAGAGAGAAGGAGATTATGAGTATGAACAAGGTGATGAGGGTTACTACGAGTATGAACAAGGTGAAGAGGGTGAAAATCAGGAGGAAGAGTACATGGATGAAGAAGATGGGGATGATTTTGCTAAGAAGATTGGTGTCATTCATTCATAA